The following is a genomic window from Candidatus Aminicenantes bacterium.
GAGGAGAATTTCAAGCGGGCGCAACGGATCACCCGGCTGTTCAAACAAAGTAAACTATTGGTGCTGGCCGGGACCGACGCTCCCAATCCCGGCACGGCCTACGGGGCCAGCCTGCATCAGGAATTGGAACTCCTGGTGCAAAGCGGGTTTTCTCCGGCTGAGGCTTTGAAAGCGGCGACCGCGCTGCCGGCGAAAGTCTTCGGCCTTGCCGACCGCGGCCGCATCGCCAAGGGATTGCGGGCCGACCTGCTCCTGGTCGAAGGCAACCCTCTTGTCAATATCAAAGACACGCGCCGCATCGCTGGCATCTGGAAGGAGGGAGTCGAGCTGGACCGGACCAGTTACTGCGAAAAGATTGTCCAGGAAAAAAAAGTTGTTGCCAACCAGCCCAAGCCCATGCCGCCCGCTGGCTTGGGGACAGGGTTGATCAGTGATTTTGAGGAAGGCGCCCGCAGCAGCCGTTTCGGTTCCGGCTGGCAGCCTTCGACCGATTCGATCATGGGCGGCAAGTCCACAGTCGATCTAACAATTGCGGCAGGAGGTGCGAATAACAGCCGCTATTGCCTGGCATTGGCAGGCGAAGTGGTTGCCGGTGCCGCCTTTGCCTGGAGCGGTACCATTATGTTCCCAGCTGAAAAACCGTTCGCCGCGGTCGATCTGTCGGAGAAAAAAAGCATCGCGTTTTGGGCCAAAGGCGATGGCCAAACCTATCAAATCCTGTTTTATACAAAAAAAACAGGCTTTATCCCGATTGCCAAGTCTTTCACCTGCACGGCCGAGTGGCAGCCATTCACATTCGCTTTCAGCGCTTTTTCAAATTTCGACAGCGCCCAGGTCACGGCCATTGCGTTTACCGCCGGTCCCAAACCGGGCCGTTTCAGCTTGCAGCTCGACACTATCGAACTTCAATAATTTGTTGAAAAACCGGCATCGAGATCAAGCCGGGAAGTGATTCTCAGATCCCGATCTCCCTGGTGATCGTGATGAAGCGCTTCCACTCGATCGCCGGCCAGCTTTCGGCTTTCAGCGCCCCGTTGGCGCGGCTGATCAGCGACACCTTGGCCGCCGTTTCCTCGTTCCTGGCCTCGTAGATGTCCATGAAATCGTACGGCCCCAGCAGCGCGTAATGCGCCTGCCATTTGACGTCGGGGCACAGCTTGGCCACCTGCTTCTTCCAGGCCTTGCCGATGGCTTCGCGCCGCTTCAGGTCGGCCGAAATCTCCGGGGTCATCTTGGTCATCAATATAAAAGTTCCCATCTGCCACCTCCAGATATCTAGATTGTAAAACTTTAGCAATTTTAATCAAGATATTCTCAATCTACATTTAGGGTAGGCTTACGCGCCATTTGCCAAAAGGGCAGTTCACGAACCGCCCCTACACTCCGGTTTACCGTTTTTTCTACAAAACCTGTTGATTAAAAGCTGCGGCCCATGCGCAGATAGAACTGGTACTGCCTCTCCGGCCCGAAGCCGCAGGCCGCGCCCAGGCAAAAGTCATAGGCCGCGGCACCGCCGAAGGCCAGGCGCAGCACCGCCTCGGTCCCAACGGAGTAAGCAGTGGGGAATGCGCTGGATCCACTCCCAAGGCGACCCATGTCGAAGAACGTGCTTAGATAGACCCGGTCCAAGCTGACCGCCGGGAGGACCGCCTTTTCGATCTTGAACAGGGGCAAGCGGTATTCGAGGTTGAACAGCCAACCCCGGTCGCCCCATTGGTAGCCTGCCGGGAAGCCGCGCATCAGGTGGAATGGCTGGCTGCCGCCCAGGCCTGTTTCCGCTTCGCGGCCGCCCATGTCGTAGTAATGGTTGCTTGCGTCCCAGCTCCTGGCCATGGCCAGGCGCCAGGCCAGCACCCCGGGCCGGAAGAGGGGGATATATTGGCGCAGGTCGAGCTGGGCGCTGCGGCAGGTGAATTCATTGCCCAGGCCGGCGGGATGAACGGATCCTTGCCAGGTGACCAGGACCCCGTCCGCGGGAGAAATGGAATCGTAGTAGTCGCGGGAAGAATTGAATTCCAATCCCAGGCGCAAGCCGTTGAAGCTTCCGGTATAGGTGAATGTGTTCCACCCGTCGATGTGGCTGCGCCTCTCAAGGTGCACGTCGGCATATCCATATAATTGCGAGCGCCGGCGAATGCGCAAAGGCCACAACGAGGCAAGCTTCAGTTCCTGGGTACGCAAAGAATTCCGAGAGCCGCGGTAGTAGCCGACGCTGTCTTTGTAAGCAAATGTTAGAGTTGGGAACAAGCCATCATAAACGTATTGAAATAGGAGATTGGCTCGGTGGCTGGAAAAACCGTAGTATCCTTCGCTGCTGTAGCTGTGGATGCCCAGGGCATCCTGGCCGCTGGTCAGGGCGCCCGCTTGGATTTCGTCACCGCTTGTCCGCCAGGCGGGGGACCACCACTTGGGCAGCAGATCGCGCCAGAAGCGGTAGGGGCGGGAGGAAGCCGGAATCGGCCCGGGCTTTGTGTCGCGAGCTTCCTGAGCCACGGTCAGGCCCAGCGGAGAGAATGCAAGACCGTCAAGGCCGAGCCGCGAGAGCTCGATGCCGCGGCCGCTGAAACATGTAAAAAAAACCTCACGGCCGTCGTTGGAGAAAGTGAACTGCTGCAATGCCGACAGGCGCGGGTCGACGCAGGTGCGGCCGCCGTTCCCGTCCAGGGAGATCGAGGCCAGGCGCGACGTATCCTTTTCGACCAGGATAAAGAACAGCTGCCGGTCGCCCTGCCAACGGGGCTGGCTGAGGTTGGCCCCCGGAGCGGTGATGAACAGGCTCAATTCCCCTGAGGGCGAAAAGAGCCCGATGCCCCACGGCCCGCCCTCGGGCTTGACCGCGGCGGCGAGGAGACTTTGATTTGGCGACAGGCTTATTTGCGAGAGTCCGGCAAAGCCGCAAGAAAGTGTTCTTGACGTTTGCCGGCGGGTGTCGAAGTCGGCCAGGTAGTAGCGGCCGTCGCGACGCTGGATGCAGAAGATCTCGTCGGAATTTTCTTTCTTGGCTGGCTGGGAGAGTCGCCCGCCGCGCGACAGCCTCTTCAGCCGCCCCTTTTTCATGTCGTACTCGTATAGATCGGAAAAATCGCTGAAGGCATGGAAATAGTCGACGGCGGACAGGTATATTTTATTTTCTTTTTCAGAGAAGCTCAGACCATTGACCGCATCCATGGCGAACAGAACTTTCTCGCGGCCTCCCCATAGCTCCAGGATCTCCACCGCGCCCCGGCTCCGGTAGTCGCGGTGGTAATACGCCAGCCGGTCATTTCCCAGCAGGCAGGGATACTGGTGAAGAAAGCCGCTGGCGGTCAATGGTCGGGGAGCGGGCACTGTTGTGGCCGGTGAATGATCCCGGTATTCAGTCCAGAGTTTTCCCAGCGGCCCGCCGAATGTCCTCTTGAAGTCGCGGCTGCTGCCGAACAGGATCAACTGGTCGGCCACCCGCTCCAGGTATTTCCTGAGGCTGTCGACTCCGTATTTTTCGGCCAGGAATTCCATGAAGCCGGCGCCGAAAAGGTATTTGGACGTCGCTCCCGGCCAGGCGGCGGGCATGCCCGCGATGCGGCTCCAGCTCGGGAAAAGGCCGTCGCGCCGGGCCGCGTCGAGCATCATGCGGTAGGGGGAGTGATTCAGGCGGCCGTCGCCGGTGAGGCGTGACTCGCCTTCCACCGCCAGCCCCTCGATGACCCAGGGCGGCAATTGCGTAGCCGAGTAGAGGAGCGGCAGGTTGCCGAATATGCCATGCGCGATGCGGAATAGGTCCGACCCGGCGTTCAGGGTGAATACATGGGTCAGCTCGTGGGCCAGGACCAAGTCGAGCCAGCCTCGGCTTACGGCCAGCTCGGAATCGGGCGGCGACTCGGGAAGGTCGGCCTCGACGAGGTTGAAGGGGAAATAGGTGGCGAAGCCGTTGGGCTGGTCGGTGCTGTCGGACAGGACAAGGCGCACGCGGCCCAGGGGGCGGAACCTCCAGAAGGAGGCCAGCTTTTCGTTGAGACCTTCCGCCGCCGCCAGTGCGGCCTCGGCTTCGGCAGCGCGCTCGGCGGGAAATATAATAGTGAAAGAGCCGCGGGCGACCTCGCGCCAGCGCAGGCCGGGAGGGTACTTGGCGGCTCTTAAAGTTCCCGCCGAGGGGGTGACCAGCGCCAGGCAAGCGAGCCAGAGTGCGGCGAACAGTTTCTTTTTCATGGCTTGAGGGCCGCGGCCAGCTTTTTTTCCCAGTTCCAGGCGGTGCGGATGATCTCGTCCAGGTCCTGATAGCTGGGTTTCCAGCCGAGTTCGCCGCGGATCAGGCTGGAATCGGCGATCAATGCGGCCGGGTCGCCGGGCCGGCGGCCGGTCAACTCGACCCGGAAGTCGCTGACGGTCACCCTTTTGACCGCGGCGATGACTTCCAGCACCGAATAACCGCGGCCGTAGCCGCAATTGTATATCCGGTTCTGCTTGGCGGCTTTCAAGAAATCGAGAGCCAGCATGTGGGCGCTGGCCAGGTCGTCGACATGGATGTAGTCGCGAATGGCCGTGCCGTCGGGTGTGGCATAGTCGGTCCCGAATACCTTCAGGGCCGGGAACTGCCCCAGGGCGGTCTTCAGGGCCAGGGTCAGCAGGTGGGTGGGGCGAAGGTAGTTCTGCCCCAGCCGGCCTTGCGCATCGGCGCCGACGGCGTTGAAATAACGCAACGACGCGTAGCGGAATCCGGGGTTGGCGGCCGCCGCGTCGCGCAGCATCATTTCGCTGACAAGTTTCGAGCTTCCGTAGGGGTTGATCGGCAGCAAGGCGGCTTTCTCGTTAATCGGGACCCGTTCGGGCATGCCGTACACGGCGGCGGTCGAGGAAAAAATGAAATTTTCAATCCCGTTTTCCAGGCAGCACCTGAGCAGGCGCAGGCAGTTGACGGAATTGTTCTCGTAGTATTTCAGCGGCTGGGCGACCGATTCGTCGACCACGATGAAGGCGGCAAAATGCATGACGCTTTTGATCCGCTGGCGGCGGATGACCGAACCCAGGAGCTCGGTATCGGCGATATCGGCGCGGACGAGTTCCCCGCAGAGCACGGCTTCGGCCCTTCCCGAAGAGAGATTGTCAAAAACGACCGGATAGTAACCTTTTTCGCCGAGATCGCGCACCACGTGGCTGCCGATGTAGCCGGCCCCACCCGTAACCAGGATGGGTTCCCCAGAGGCGGTTTTTTTATCGTTCATGCATGCAGTATATGAAATTGGCCGTTTTGAGTCAAGCCTAGGAAAAAATGCCTTTTTTTCGTTAAAAATTCGTTAAAAAACCGGTAAAAACAAGCCAAAAATCATTGACATCGGCGCGGATATTGATTATACTTCTACTTCATTTCCCTGGCTTGAAAATAACTGAACAAACAGGAGGATTGGATGCGTAACGCCTTAATCATGGGTGCTGCTGGAAGAGATTTCCACAATTTTAACACTTTTTTCAGAAAAAACAAAGATGTAAGGGTGAAAGCCTTCACGGCCACGCAAATTCCCGATATCGCCGGCCGCAAGTATCCGAAAGAGCTGGCCGGCGAAATGTACCCTCAGGGCATTCCCATCTACCCCGAGAGCGAACTGCTGGACCTGATTAAAAAATTGGCCATTCAGGACGTCTATTTTTCCTATAGCGACGTCCGCCACACCTATCTCATGGACAAGGCATCGGAGGTTATGGCAGCGGGAGCCAATTTCATCCTGCTCGGACCCGCTGACACCATGATCGCCAGCCGCAAACCGGTGGTTTCGGTCTGCGCCGTGCGCACGGGTTGCGGAAAAAGCCAGACCACGCGCCGGGTCAGCCAAATCCTGATCAGCATGGGCTTCAAGGTGGCCGCCATCCGCCATCCCATGCCCTACGGCGACCTGGTGAAGCAGAAGGTGCAGAAATTCGTCACCAAGGCCGATCTAAAAAAGCATAACTGCACCATCGAGGAAATGGAGGAATACGAACCCCATATCGAGAACGGGGTCATCGTCTTCGCCGGGGTCGACTACGAAGCCATCCTGCGCGAGGCCGAAAAAGTCGCCGATATCATCCTCTGGGACGGCGGCAACAACGATTTCCCGTTCTACAAATCGGACCTGGAAATCGTCGTGGCCGACCCGCACCGGGCCGGACATGAGCGTGAATACTATCCGGGCGAGGTCAATTTTCGCCGGGCCGACGTGATCGTGATCAACAAGATCGATACGGCCGACCTGGAGAACATATTGGAAGTCAGGGAGAATATCCGCGAGCTGAATCCCAAGGCCATCGTCGTTGACGCCGCCTCCCCCCTGCAGGTCAAGGACAGCGAAAAAATCCGCGGCAAGCGGGTGTTGGTCATCGAGGACGGCCCGACTCTGACCCACGGTGAGATGCAGTACGGCGCCGGAGTCATGGCCGCCGAAAAATTCGGCGCCGGCGAACTGGTCGACCCCAGGGAATATGCCGTGGGAACGATAGCCGAAACTTTCAAAAAGTATCCCGATATCGGCGTTTTGCTGCCGGCCATGGGCTATGGCGCCAAGCAGATGAAAGACCTGGAAGCGACGATCAACAAGGTCGATTGCGACCTGATCATTATCGCCACCCCGATCGACCTGGGCCGGATCGTCAAGTTCAAGAAACCGACCGTGCGCGTCGGCTATGAACTCCAGGAGATCGGCCGGCCCAACCTGGAAGAAATTTTGAAGAAGAAATTCAGGAAAAAGTAGAGATAACACTGCCGGGAAATCGGGAGTCGCGTTGACGGGAGCCGCTGTCCGGATTATATTTGTAATGGAAGAGAATGAAAAATAAACTGGCTCTGATCGCTTTCGGAGGAAATGCCATGCTCGCGGCCGGCGAAAAAGGCACGGCCAGGGAACAGTACCGCAACGCCCAAAAAGCGGCGCAGTTGATGGTGGAGATCATCCGCAAAGGCTACGAGCTGATCATCGTTCACGGCAACGGCCCCCAGGTGGGCAATATCCTCCTGCAAATGGAAGCCGCTGCCACCACCATTCCCGCGTTGCCCCTGGATGTTTGCGACGCCATGACCGAGGGCAGCATGGGCTACATGCTGGAGCGGGCCATCCTGAACGAGTTGCGCAAGCGCTCCATCGACAAGGAAGTGTCGACGGTCCTGACCCAGGTGGTGGTCGACCGCGAGGACAAGGCTTTTCAAAAGCCTACGAAACCCATCGGTCCGTTCTACAACAGTTTCCGGGCCGGGCAGTTGAAAAAGGAAAACAAGTGGCAGATGGTCGAGGACGCGGGCCGCGGTTTCCGGCGCGTCGTACCCTCGCCCCTGCCCATCGATATCATCCCCAAGCGCGCTATCCGGGCCATGGTGGAAAAGGGTATCATCGTCATTGCCGCCGGCGGCGGCGGCATCCCGGTTTTTATCAATTCTTCCGGGCTGATCGAGGGAGTCGAGGCGGTCATCGATAAGGACCATGCGTCGGCGCTGATCGCCCGGGAAGCCAAGGCCGACCTGTTCATCATCCTCACCGGCGTCGACCGGGTGGTGGAAAATTTCGGCCGTCCCGACGCCAAGCCGATCGCCAGCATGGACGTGGAAAAAGCCCAGGAAATGCTCGCTCAGGGGCAGTTCCCGCCGGGATCCATGGGACCGAAAATAAAAGCGGCCATTGACTATATCCGCGGCGGCGGCGAGGAAGTGCTGATCACATCGGCCGAAAAACTGAAAGCCGCCCTGGCCGACCGTTCGGGAACGAAAATCGTCAGGGGGAGCCAGGTCGCTGGCCAAGTCGAAAATTTGTTCAGGGAGATGCACTAGCGTGGATAAGCAACTAGAAAACAGTCTGGATATCGGCAATGAAGATGTCGATTTCATCAAATCGGTTCTCAAGGGGAAATCCCAGCCGCTGGAGTTCGCCGACATCGTCTATCAGCTGGCCCTTTTCAAAACCCGGGACAACCGCAAGAGCAAGGTCAAGGTCTATAATCCCGACTGCGAATACGTTGCCGGCGATCTGATTTACAAGGAGTATCCGGGCCAGTTGCCGATCGGCAACAAAAAATATACGTCGGCGGAAGAGGGAATCATCCTCAAGGTCGAAGAGGTGCGCAGCCGCCCGGGCCGGGACGAGATCCGCCTCAGCTATGACGGGACGTCGGAATTCCGCAAGTACACCGAATACCTTAAGAAGCAGAAGATCGAGCTGCTGCTGCCGCACAAGGGGCAAAAAAACGGCAGGGAGTGCGAATATCTCACCATCGACCATGACCCGCGCCGCACCCAGTCGCCGCTGATCGAGCGCGATTTCGTCATATTGCGCAAGAAGCTGACCACGGTACTGAACAAGGAAAATTCCATCGCCTTCATCAACGACAAGATGATGCTGAAGGAAAACCTGAAGGAACTGGCGCCGGAAATATTCGTTG
Proteins encoded in this region:
- a CDS encoding GYD domain-containing protein, translated to MGTFILMTKMTPEISADLKRREAIGKAWKKQVAKLCPDVKWQAHYALLGPYDFMDIYEARNEETAAKVSLISRANGALKAESWPAIEWKRFITITREIGI
- a CDS encoding CIA30 family protein; this translates as EENFKRAQRITRLFKQSKLLVLAGTDAPNPGTAYGASLHQELELLVQSGFSPAEALKAATALPAKVFGLADRGRIAKGLRADLLLVEGNPLVNIKDTRRIAGIWKEGVELDRTSYCEKIVQEKKVVANQPKPMPPAGLGTGLISDFEEGARSSRFGSGWQPSTDSIMGGKSTVDLTIAAGGANNSRYCLALAGEVVAGAAFAWSGTIMFPAEKPFAAVDLSEKKSIAFWAKGDGQTYQILFYTKKTGFIPIAKSFTCTAEWQPFTFAFSAFSNFDSAQVTAIAFTAGPKPGRFSLQLDTIELQ
- the galE gene encoding UDP-glucose 4-epimerase GalE, whose product is MNDKKTASGEPILVTGGAGYIGSHVVRDLGEKGYYPVVFDNLSSGRAEAVLCGELVRADIADTELLGSVIRRQRIKSVMHFAAFIVVDESVAQPLKYYENNSVNCLRLLRCCLENGIENFIFSSTAAVYGMPERVPINEKAALLPINPYGSSKLVSEMMLRDAAAANPGFRYASLRYFNAVGADAQGRLGQNYLRPTHLLTLALKTALGQFPALKVFGTDYATPDGTAIRDYIHVDDLASAHMLALDFLKAAKQNRIYNCGYGRGYSVLEVIAAVKRVTVSDFRVELTGRRPGDPAALIADSSLIRGELGWKPSYQDLDEIIRTAWNWEKKLAAALKP
- the arcC gene encoding carbamate kinase; protein product: MKNKLALIAFGGNAMLAAGEKGTAREQYRNAQKAAQLMVEIIRKGYELIIVHGNGPQVGNILLQMEAAATTIPALPLDVCDAMTEGSMGYMLERAILNELRKRSIDKEVSTVLTQVVVDREDKAFQKPTKPIGPFYNSFRAGQLKKENKWQMVEDAGRGFRRVVPSPLPIDIIPKRAIRAMVEKGIIVIAAGGGGIPVFINSSGLIEGVEAVIDKDHASALIAREAKADLFIILTGVDRVVENFGRPDAKPIASMDVEKAQEMLAQGQFPPGSMGPKIKAAIDYIRGGGEEVLITSAEKLKAALADRSGTKIVRGSQVAGQVENLFREMH
- a CDS encoding cyclic 2,3-diphosphoglycerate synthase; amino-acid sequence: MRNALIMGAAGRDFHNFNTFFRKNKDVRVKAFTATQIPDIAGRKYPKELAGEMYPQGIPIYPESELLDLIKKLAIQDVYFSYSDVRHTYLMDKASEVMAAGANFILLGPADTMIASRKPVVSVCAVRTGCGKSQTTRRVSQILISMGFKVAAIRHPMPYGDLVKQKVQKFVTKADLKKHNCTIEEMEEYEPHIENGVIVFAGVDYEAILREAEKVADIILWDGGNNDFPFYKSDLEIVVADPHRAGHEREYYPGEVNFRRADVIVINKIDTADLENILEVRENIRELNPKAIVVDAASPLQVKDSEKIRGKRVLVIEDGPTLTHGEMQYGAGVMAAEKFGAGELVDPREYAVGTIAETFKKYPDIGVLLPAMGYGAKQMKDLEATINKVDCDLIIIATPIDLGRIVKFKKPTVRVGYELQEIGRPNLEEILKKKFRKK